In the genome of Pseudanabaena mucicola str. Chao 1806, the window AAGAAAACGAGCCACCTCTAAGAATTGCTTGTCCAGGGCGTGTATATCGTAAAGATGATATTGATGCGACCCATTCACCAATTTTTCATCAAATTGAGCTGTTAGCCGTCGAAGAAGGATTAACTTTTGGAGATCTTAAGGGTACTGTCAAAACCTTTGTCGAAGAACTACTCGGTGAATGTCCTATTCGTTTTCGTCCTAGCTATTTCCCATTTACTGAACCATCCGCAGAGGTAGATGTGATGTGGAATGGTCGATGGTTAGAACTTGGGGGATGCGGTATGGTCGATCCCAATGTATTTAAAGCTGTGGGCTATGATCCTGAAGTAGTTACAGGTTTTGCTTGGGGCTTTGGTGTAGATCGCGTTGCTATGGTTTTGCATAAAATTGATGATATCCGTCGTCTATTTACCAGTGACTTGCGGTTTCTACGCCAATTTTAACTAGCGTGAGTTCGGGCTAAGCTGGCAAGATTTTAAACGCCCAAAAGTAAAAGCCTTGCTTAGCAAGGCTTTTACTTTTGGGCTTTGAGAGAGGGTTTGCGTAGCAAACCCTCTCTCAAAGCTTGTTTCAAATTATCCCGAACTTATGTTAATTAATTTTTTATCAATTTTTTCATCAATTATGAATATTTAAACTTAAATTTTAAACCTATGGATGAACAGAGTAATACAGCCATGCAAGAGCTAGTGATTGAGGCTGGCAGAACTGAAAAGCAATATTGGAAAGATTTGTGGCGTTATCGCGAACTATTTTATTTTTTAGCTTGGCGCGATATTTTAGTGCGTTACAAACAAACAGCGATCGGTATTGCTTGGGCATTATTGCGACCTTTTTTGACGATGGTTGTTTTTACAATTGTATTTGGACAACTGGCTAAATTGCCTTCTCAAGGAGTTCCCTATCCGATCCTTGTATTTGCAGGGATGCTACCTTGGCAATTTTTTGCAAATGCATTGAGTGAATGTAGTAATAGTTTAATAGGGAACGCGAATCTAATTTCTAAGGTATATTTCCCTCGTTTAATTGTGCCTACTAGTGCCGTAATTGTTAGCTTTGTTGATTTTTTGATTTCAGGAATGATTCTCTTAGGATTGATGGCATGGTACAACTTTGTACCTGATTGGAGAATTTTAACATTGCCAATTTTTGTTCTCCTTTCCTGTGCTGCATCGATGGGAGTGGGACTCTGGTTAGCTGCTTTAAATGTCCAATATCGAGATTTTCGGTTTGTAGTTCCTTTTATCATCCAATTTGGTCTCTACATTTCCCCTGTTGGTTTTAGTAGTAGCATTGTTCCTGAGCAATGGCGGCTGATCTATTCCTTGAATCCGATGGTGGGCGTAATCGATGGTTTCCGTTGGGCAATTATAGGCGGACAATCAACTATTTATCTCCCTGGATTTTTGCTTTCATTGGCTTTAGTATTTCTATTACTTTGGAGTGGAATTTGGTACTTTCGGAAAATGGAAAAAACATTTGCTGATGTAATTTAACAAAAGAGACAAAGCTTTGCTTTGTCTCTTTTGTTATTGGTTTTGGCATTTTTTTAAAAATCTTTCTAATAGATGTGTTTGTGCGCCAAAGTGCAGATGAGTATAGGAGGCGTGGACTTGGTAGTTTTGCCAGCCTTCATAGGGATACGGTAAATGGGATACATAGCCTTTCAGAGAATATAAGGGGCGATCGCTATTTTCTGTTAAAGACGAACGATGAAATTCATGACCCCAAATTAGTTCTCCTTTTTGAACTAAAGGGCTATCCTGCAAGGCAATCGCCTTTCGGTAGCCCAAGGTGAGCCGCTTACCCATTTTTGCGGTTGTCGGCAAAATATTTACCATTGGGAAAGATTGGTCTTCAAAATTAACAATGCGATCGCATAGATACATTAAGCCGCCACATTCGGCATAGGTGGGTATTCCTGAAATAATCGCTTTGTGAACCGATTCTCTAGCAGTTTTATTTTCGGATAACTCGGCGGCAAATACTTCAGGAAAGCCGCCACCAAAGTATAAACCTTGAATATTTTCTGGTAATTGGTGATCGCTAATTGGACTCCAAGGCACTAATTCGGCTCCCATTTCTCGAAATAAATCAAGATTATCAGCATAGTAAAAACTGAAGGCGCGATCTCGGGCGATCGCGATGCGAATATCCTCACCTCCCATTCCCCTTTCCCGCAGGAGAGAGGAAGTAAGAGTTACTCCCATCTCATTATGGGAGAGAAGCTGGGGGTGCGAGATGCTCATCAACGGCAATAACTTTTCCCAATCAAAGCAATTTTTCCCTAGATGCTCCAATCGCTCAATAATGCCATCAAGATTGGACATTTCGTCAGTGGGTATTAGTCCGAGATGGCGATCGGGAATTGATATATTATCTTGGCGATGAAGAACACCTAAAACTGGGATGTTAAGAGGCTCAAGTGCTTGCGTTAGAAGTTCTAAATGACGATCGCTGCCTACTCGATTGAGAACTACACCTGCAATCTGAATACGTGGATCGAAAGTGCGATATCCATGTGCGATCGCGGCAATAGAACGCGAAGTACTAGCACAATTGAGAATCAAAACCACTGGTACATTCAGTAATCTCGAAACATGTGCAGTACTTGCGGTGTCATCCTTTCCTGAAGCCCCGTCAAATAGCCCCATCACGCCTTCAATCAGAGAGTATTCCGCATTTTGGGAATATTTAGCAAAGCACAATCGCACATAGTCTTCAGAGGTTAAGACGGGATCGAGATTGCGACAAGGTAAACCTGTGATGTATGTATGGAACATCGGGTCGATGTAATCGGGTCCAACCTTAAAAGATTGCACTTGATCTGATGGCGATCGCGCTTTGAGTGCGGCTAGTAAGGCTAAAGTTACTGTGGTTTTGCCTACGCCACTACGTTCACCTGCGATAATAATTGCCATTGCCTTAATTTTCCTAGCTGAACCTAATGCGCCGTATTGCTACTATATCAGGGGGACAGAAGAAAATTAATGAGACATTTTGTTCTGGTCTAAAATCAATTGCTATATTGTCTCTCGCTAAATTTTAAAAGAGTAGGGCAATCGCGCTAAACATGGCTGAGATTGGGAAAGCTAGGAATAATCACACAAGGAAGCATGTAAAAATTTTCATAATAGGGTTGATAATTCTCAACATGACA includes:
- a CDS encoding cobyrinate a,c-diamide synthase, with amino-acid sequence MAIIIAGERSGVGKTTVTLALLAALKARSPSDQVQSFKVGPDYIDPMFHTYITGLPCRNLDPVLTSEDYVRLCFAKYSQNAEYSLIEGVMGLFDGASGKDDTASTAHVSRLLNVPVVLILNCASTSRSIAAIAHGYRTFDPRIQIAGVVLNRVGSDRHLELLTQALEPLNIPVLGVLHRQDNISIPDRHLGLIPTDEMSNLDGIIERLEHLGKNCFDWEKLLPLMSISHPQLLSHNEMGVTLTSSLLRERGMGGEDIRIAIARDRAFSFYYADNLDLFREMGAELVPWSPISDHQLPENIQGLYFGGGFPEVFAAELSENKTARESVHKAIISGIPTYAECGGLMYLCDRIVNFEDQSFPMVNILPTTAKMGKRLTLGYRKAIALQDSPLVQKGELIWGHEFHRSSLTENSDRPLYSLKGYVSHLPYPYEGWQNYQVHASYTHLHFGAQTHLLERFLKKCQNQ
- a CDS encoding ABC transporter permease, which codes for MDEQSNTAMQELVIEAGRTEKQYWKDLWRYRELFYFLAWRDILVRYKQTAIGIAWALLRPFLTMVVFTIVFGQLAKLPSQGVPYPILVFAGMLPWQFFANALSECSNSLIGNANLISKVYFPRLIVPTSAVIVSFVDFLISGMILLGLMAWYNFVPDWRILTLPIFVLLSCAASMGVGLWLAALNVQYRDFRFVVPFIIQFGLYISPVGFSSSIVPEQWRLIYSLNPMVGVIDGFRWAIIGGQSTIYLPGFLLSLALVFLLLWSGIWYFRKMEKTFADVI